The DNA region GGGCTGGGTACTTCCCGAGGGTGGCCGATGGAGGGGCCTCGACGGGGGAGAAGGGGTTGACCGATCCAGGAAAGCGGCCACAGTGATGCGGGTTGCGGAGAATATTACAGAGCTGGTGGGGCAGACTCCGATGGTGCGGCTGGGGCGGTTGAGTCCGGCGGGTGGTGCGGAGATTTGGGCCAAGCTGGAGTTTCTGAATCCGGGCGGCAGTATCAAGGACCGGGCGGCGCTGGGGATTGTTTTGGATGCGGAGCGGCGTGGTGTGCTGCGGGCGGGCTCGACGATTGTGGAGGCTACCGCGGGGAATACCGGTGTGGGGCTGGCGCTGATCGGCGTGAATCGCGGCTATAAAGTCATGCTGTACGTGCCGGAGGGGTTTGCCGAAGAGAAGTGCATTCTGATGCGGGGGTTGGGGGCGACGGTGGTGCGGACTCCCGAGGTTGAAGGGATGGCGGGTGCTATTCGGCGGGCGCTGGAGTTTGAGGCGGAGACTGAGGGCGCGTTCGCGGCGTTACAGTTTGAGAATCCGGCGAACCCGGATTTTCACGAGCAGACGACGGCGGTGGAGATTTGGGAGCAGATGGAAGGGCGCGTCGATGCGTGGGTTTCGGGGGTTGGGTCGGCGGGGACTTTTACCGGGGTGGCGCGGTTTCTGAAGGCACGACGGCCATCGGTGATCAATGTGGCGGTGGAGACGCAGGGGAGCGTGTTGCAGGGTGGTTTGCCGGGGCCGCACAAGGTAGAAGGGATTGGGGTGGCATTTGTGCCGGTTACGTTTGATCGCAGCGTGTGTGACCGGATCATCAAAGTGATGGATGAGGACGCGTTTGCGATGGTGAAGCGTTTGGCTGCGGAGGAGGGTGTGTTCGCGGGCTCGAGCGCAGGGGCGATGTTGTATGCCGCGGTGGAGATGGCTCGGGAGTTGGGCGCGGGGAAACGGGTGGTGACGGTGATTCCGGATTCGGCGGAGAGGTATTTGTCGAAGGGGATTTTGGGGTGAGAGTTTAAGGACTAGGACTAGGGGGCCAGATGACAGAGGCGAAGAAGCAGGGATTTGCGACGCGGGCGATCCATGATGGGCAGGCGCCGGATCAGTTGACGGGTGCGGTTAATGTGCCGATCTATCTGACTTCGACGTATCAGCAGGAAGAGATTGGCAAGAATAAAGGGCATGAGTATGCTCGGCTTACCAATCCGACGCGGGATGCGCTGGAGGAGAGCTTGTGCTCGCTCGA from Edaphobacter paludis includes:
- a CDS encoding cysteine synthase family protein is translated as MRVAENITELVGQTPMVRLGRLSPAGGAEIWAKLEFLNPGGSIKDRAALGIVLDAERRGVLRAGSTIVEATAGNTGVGLALIGVNRGYKVMLYVPEGFAEEKCILMRGLGATVVRTPEVEGMAGAIRRALEFEAETEGAFAALQFENPANPDFHEQTTAVEIWEQMEGRVDAWVSGVGSAGTFTGVARFLKARRPSVINVAVETQGSVLQGGLPGPHKVEGIGVAFVPVTFDRSVCDRIIKVMDEDAFAMVKRLAAEEGVFAGSSAGAMLYAAVEMARELGAGKRVVTVIPDSAERYLSKGILG